The DNA segment CAATTACACGGGCGACTCGGACTTCCTGCACATTGGCGAGATCGTCGCGGCCAACCCGAAAGTCTACGCGCAGATGGTGCCGATCCTGTCGCGCTACAGCCGCACACGCCAGCAATCGGCTTGAACGTCGGGCTCCGGCGTTTTGCCGTAGCGGGACGTAGCCTGACGAAAAGCGGCTTCGGCCGCTTTTTGCATGCATGGCCTGCATCGCGCGTGGGTTCGTGCTACAAAGCGGGATGCCGCGCTGGCGTGCTCGATTGCCGGCTGCGTTTCGCGCGATTTCGCTGCGCCCTGCTTCGCGCTCCTGTCGCGCGCAGCTTCCGATCCGCTTCATGAAAAAAGGCTTCTACACAATCATCGCGGCGCAGTTCATCTCGTCGCTGGCAGACAATGCCTTGCTGATCGCGGCCATCGCCTTGCTCTCCGTGATCCACTCAGCGGCCTGGGTCACGCCGCTGCTGCAGATCTTCTTTACCGTCTCCTACGTGCTGCTCGCGCCCTTCGTCGGCGCATTCGCGGACGCGCTGCAAAAACGCCACGTGATGTTCGTGTCGAACGCGCTGAAAGCAATCGGCTGCCTGATGATGATCTGCGGCGTTCATCCGATGATTGCATATGGCGTGGTGGGCTTCGGCGCAGCGGCCTATTCGCCCGCGAAGTACGGCATTCTCACCGAGCTGTTGCCGGCGGAAAAACTCGTGAAGGCAAACGCGTGGCTCGAATCGGCGACGGTGCTCTCGACGATCGTCGGCACGATGGTGGGCGGCGCGCTGATCAGTACATTCGCCGACAAATTCGTCGCGCATGCCCACCTGCCGCTGATCCGCTCGTCCGCCGATCTGGCAATGTTCGCGGTGATGGTGACCTACGCGATTGCCGCCGTGATCAACATCTTCATTCCCGACACCGGCGCACGTTACCCGAACCGTCTCACCGAGCCGAAGCAGCTCGTCGGCGACTTCTATCACTGCTTTAACGTGCTGTGGGCCGACAAGCTCGCGCAGATCGCGCTGTGGGTCACCACGCTGATGTGGGGCGGCGCGGTCACGCTGCAGTTGCTGGTGCTGAAGTGGGCCAACGTCAATCTCGGGCTGTCGCTTTCGAAGGCTGCGGTCATGCAGGGCGTAACGGGGCTGGGCATTGCGGTCGGCGCGGCGGCGGCCGCCGCGCTCGTCCCGCTGCGCAGTTCGCTGCGCGTGCTGCCGGTGGGCATCCTGACGGGCGCCGTAGCGATCGCCATGGCGTTCTACAACAAGGACCTGTTCCCGGCCGGCGCGGGCATCCACATCGGCTCCTACGTGGCGCCGATCTACATTCTGCTCGCGTACCCGCTGATGATTGTGCTCGGCGCGCTGTCCGGCTTTTTCATCGTGCCGATGAACGCAATTCTCCAGCATCGCGGCGCGACGCTGCTGTCAGCCGGCCACTCGATCGCGGTGCAAAATTTCAACCAGAATCTCGCGGTGCTGCTGATGCTCGGCGCGTATGCGCTGCTGCTCACGGCGAAGATGCCGGCACAGTGGATCATCGTCGTGTTCGGCAGCTTCATCACGTTCATGATGTGGCTTGCGAAACGGCGCAGCGCGGTCAACGCGCGTACCGTCGACATGCGCGCGATGGTCGAAGAATGACGCGTTTGCCGCGCGGCCTGACGCGGCGGCGTGCATGCCAGCTCACGTATGAGCGCCGGCTGACGGCGCGATGATCGTTGGCCATCCGGCCAGGGTCCGCTCGCTGTGTCGGCGGGTTAAACTCACGCCCTGTACAGCTTTCGCAGAAGATACTGAGGATGGGCATTCAAACCGCAGCGGCCAGCGACGTCGCACAACACACCCCCATGATGCAGCAGTATCTGCGCATCAAGGCGGAGCATCCGGGCACGCTGGTGTTCTACCGGATGGGCGACTTCTACGAACTCTTCTTCGAAGATGCGGAAAAGGCCGCGCGCCTGCTCGATCTGACCCTCACGCAGCGCGGCGCGTCGGCGGGCAATCCCATCAAGATGGCGGGCGTGCCGCATCATGCAGTCGAACAGTATCTGGCCAAACTGGTCAAGCTTGGCGAATCGGTTGCGATCTGCGAGCAGATCGGCGACCCGGCTACGTCGAAAGGACCGGTCGAGCGCAAGGTGGTGCGGGTGGTCACGCCCGGCACGCTGACGGACGCCGCGCTGCTGTCCGACAAGAACGACGTGTACCTGATGGCGCTGTGTGTTGCGCACAACCGGCGGGGCGTCGCCACGGGCGTCGGGCTGGCGTGGCTGAATCTGGCGAGCGGCGCGCTGCGCCTCGCGGAAGTTGCACCCGATCAGGTCGCCGCTGCGCTGGAGCGGATTCGCCCCGCCGAAATTCTCGTGGCCGACACGCCGTCCGATTCGGCAAGCTGGGCGCCACCCGTGAACGCAGGCGCGCTCACACGCGTGCCGGTCTGGCACTTCGACGTGACGTCGGGCACGCAGCGCTTGTGCGACCAGCTCGAAGTCGCGGGTCTGGACGGTTTCGGCGCGCATTCGCTGACCTGCGCATGCGGCGCGGCCGGCGCATTGCTGCTTTACGCAGCGGCCACCCAGGGCCAGCAACTGCGTCACGTGCGTAGCCTGAAGGTCGAATATGAATCGGAATATATTGGGCTCGACCCCGCCACGCGACGCAATCTCGAACTGACCGAAACACTGCGCGGCACCGAGTCGCCTACGCTGTGCTCATTGCTCGATACATGCTGCACGACCATGGGCAGCCGGTTGCTGCGTCACTGGCTGCATCATCCGCCGCGCGAAGCCAGAGTGGCCCAGGCCCGTCAACAGGCCATCGGCGCACTGCTCGACGCGCCGCCGGGTGCGGATGCCGACTCATTGCGCGGCGCGCTGCGGCAGATTTCGGATATCGAACGGATTACCGGACGTCTCGCACTGCTGTCGGCCCGCCCGCGCGACCTGTCGAGCCTGCGCGATACGTTCATTGCGCTGCCCGAATTGCGCACGCAACTCGCGGGCGTGTCGGCCAACGCCGATTCGCTTGCGCGTATTGACGCTTCGCTGGAACCGCCGCACGAGTGCGTCGACCTGCTGCAACGCGCGGTCGCGCCGGAGCCGGCCGCCATGGTGCGCGACGGCGGCGTCATCGCGCGCGGCTACGACGCGGAACTCGACGAACTGCGGGATATTTCGGAGAACTGCGGGCAGTTCCTGATCGACCTCGAAACGCGCGAACGGGCGCGCACCGGTATCGGCAATCTGCGCGTCGAATACAACAAGGTGCACGGCTTCTATATCGAAGTCACGCGCGGCCAGACGGACAAGGTGCCCGACGACTACCGCCGCCGTCAAACGCTGAAAAACGCCGAGCGCTACATCACGCCGGAACTGAAGGCGTTCGAGGACAAGGCGCTCTCTGCCCAGGAGCGAGCGCTGGCACGCGAGCGCTCGCTCTACGACGCGTTGCTGCAGGCGCTGCTGCCGTTCATTCCCGACTGCCAGCGAGTCGCCGCGGCGCTTGCCGAACTCGATCTGCTGGCCGCGTTTGCCGAACGTGCGCGTGCGCTCGACTGGGTTGCGCCGTCGTTCTCGCCAGACGCCGGGATCGAAATCGAACAGGGGCGTCATCCGGTGGTGGAGGCTCAGGTCGAGCAGTTCATCGCCAACGACTGCACGCTCACCGCCGAGCGCAAACTGCTGCTGATCACCGGCCCGAACATGGGCGGCAAATCCACGTTCATGCGACAGACCGCGTTGATCGCGCTACTCGCGTACGTGGGCAGCTATGTGCCCGCACGGCGCGCCGCGTTCGGCCCGATCGACCGCATCTTCACGCGGATCGGCGCGGCCGACGACCTGGCTGGCGGCCGCTCCACCTTCATGGTCGAGATGACGGAAGCTGCGGCCATTCTGAATGACGCCACGCCGCAAAGCCTCGTGCTCATGGATGAAATCGGCCGCGGTACGTCGACATTCGACGGTCTCGCGCTCGCGTGGGCAATTGCACGTCATCTGCTGTCGCACAATGGCTGCCACACGCTTTTCGCGACCCATTATTTCGAACTGACGCAGTTGCCCACGGAGTTTGCTCACGCGGCGAACGTGCATTTGTCGGCGGTCGAGCATGGGCACGGAATCGTATTCCTGCACGCCGTCAACGAAGGGCCGGCGAACCAGAGCTACGGTCTTCAGGTTGCACAACTGGCGGGCGTGCCGAACGCGGTTATCCGCGCGGCCCGCAAGCACCTCGCGCACCTCGAACAGCAGTCCGCGGCGCAACCTGCACCGCAGCTCGATCTGTTCGCGCCGCCCATGCCCATGCTGCTGGAAGACACGGACGACGAGCGTGACGGCAAAGCGCAAAACGCAGCATTGTCGCCGGCGATGCAGGCACTTGCCGAACGTCTGCGCGCCATCGATCCGAACGAACTGCGTCCGCGTGAAGCGCTCGACCTCCTGTACGAGCTGCACGAGCTGGCCGCCGCGCCGGATGCGGATCATTGACGCGCACCGACCCGTGCAGCGCCCGCGCAGGGTTCGTGCGGGGCTGACCTTTATCTCCGCGCTCGCGGACGGCGTGGCGCACGCTACTTGTCCGGTTGCCTCTTTATCCGTTGCTTTTAGCGTTGCTTTTTGCGTTGCTTTCCGCGCCGTTTTTCTGGTTGCCTCCTCCGTCGCTTCTGCTACCGTTTCATCCGCCGCCTCTTCCATCGCTTCTTTCTTTGCACGGCCGCTTGCTCGTTGCGTCGCGCTGTTTCTTGCCGTGCTTACCGTGCTTATTGCATTCACGTCACCGGCCTTCGCGCAGGGGCCAGCGCAGTCCGCGCGGTATGCTTTCGCGGTCATCGCAGGCACGATGCAAAGCTCCGCCGACGAAGCGCCGACTCAGCGCCTGCTCGATGCGATCGGTCGTGAACGCAACGTTGCGTTCATCGTCTACGACGGCAACCTGAAGGGCGCAAAAGAAGCGTGCCGTGACACGCTCTATGACCGCCGGCATGCGCTGCTGGAAACGTCGCGACCCGCGCTGTTCTTCATTCCGGGTCAGCACGACTGGGCCGATTGCGGCACAACGGAAGCTGGAGCGTTCGATCCCGTGGAGAGGCTCGACCAGCTGCGTCAAACGCTCTTTGCCGACTCGAACTCGATGGGTCAGAATCCGATCGCATTGACGCGCGAAAGCGAAGTGTCGCGCTTTCGTCCGTTTCGCGAAAATGTTCGATGGCAGGCGAACGACACGGTGTTCGTAGGACTGAACGCCCCGAGCCCAAACAATCACTATCTGACCGCGGGCGGCCGTAATGGCGAATTCGAAGATCGCGTGATCGCCAACGCGTTCTGGCTCGAACACGCGGGTGAATATGCGAAGCGCCGCGACGCGCGCGCCGTTGTCGTGTTCATTCAGGGTGACCCGGACCCGGAACGCTACGAACGCCCGGATCGTTTCGCATGGCTACGCTTTGGCCGCAATACCCGGCGCGACGGCTTTCTGGAATTCAAGCGCAGCCTGGTGAAGCTGGCGGAGATCTATCACGGACCCGTGCTCGTCATTCATTGCGACGACGAGCGCGCGAAAGGCGGCTTTACGATCGATCAGCCATTACGCAATGACAAGGGCGTGCTCGTGGCCAATCTCACGCGTATCGCGCTCGCGCCGCATGACCGGCTCAACCAGTGGATTCAGATTGAAGCGGACCTGAACAGGAAACCGCCATTTCGCGTAAGTGTGCGCGATGTACCGAAACAGATGCCGTTGCCCACTACGCCGGCCGGCGGGTCGCCCGGCGAGCCGGCTGCTTCGATGCCGGCTGCGCCGTTGCCAGGCACCGCTTCAGAGTTGCCGCCGCTCCTGCAGGCGCCTCGCCAGCCGCAAACGGACCAGCAGGAACTCGACCAGTTGCGCATGGATCAGCAACCACGCATACCCGCCGACCAGGGCGGCGGCGGGTATGGACCCGCGACTGCGGGACCGGCCAGCCCGAATGCGCTGCCGGGTACGCCGGGCGCTTCGACTTCGGGCGCTCCCGGCGCGCCGGCAAGCTCAGTGCAGCGTGGGCCCTGAGTTGTCGTCCTCGGCTTCGTCGTCTTCATCCAGGACTTCGAGGCCGTCGGCACCATGCGCGTGCTCGTGCTGGATTTCGTCCTCGGTAGCCGGGCGTACGTCTTTTACCGTGAGCGCGAAACGCAGCGCCATGCCGGCGAGCGGATGGTTGCCGTCGAGCACGACTTTGTCTTCCGCCACGTCGGTCACGACGTAGACGAGCGAGTCGAGATCTTCGTCGCCCTCTTCCGGCGTACCTTCGAACTGCATGCCGATCTCGAGCGGTTCCGGGAAGCGATTGCGCGGCTCAATCTTGACGAGGTCAGGGTCGTACTCACCGAACGCGTCTTGCGGCTCGAGCTGGATCTGGGTCTCGAAGCCGGCCTCGTGGCCGTCGAGCTCTTCCTCGATCTTGGGGAACGTGCCATCATAGCCGCCGTGCAGATAGACCATCGGCTCGTCGCTCTCTTCAATCAGATTGCCCTGTGCATCCGACAGCTTGTAGGCGACCGACACGACGGTGTTCTTTGCGATTTTCATTCGACTCTCCAGAATACAACTCACATTATACGATGCCCAAGCGGCCCACTGACCACCTGGCCGATCAGGCTTCCGCCCGGAATTCGTCGCCGGCTTCAAAGCCTGCTCTGCGCGCTACGGCCGCCTCGCCTGCTCCCGCTGCCACCCTGCCCCCCGCGCCCGACACACCTACCGCATTGCTCGGCGGTATCACGCCGTCGCAATTCATGCGCCGGTACTGGCAAAAGAAGCCGTTGCTGATTCGCCAGGCCATTCCCGACGTCGAAGCGCCGCTTTCACGCGAAGCATTTTTCGAGCTTGCCGATCAGGAAGAAGTCGAAGCGCGCCTCATCACGCACTTTCGCAACCGGTGGCAACTCGAGCATGGACCGTTCGCGCCGGACGAATTGCCGTCCGTGAAACAGCGTGCATGGACGCTGCTCGTGCAGGGTGTGGATCTGTACGACGATCGCGCGCGCGCACTGCTCGACCGCTTTCGTTTCGTGCCGGACGCGCGCCTCGACGACCTGATGATTTCGTATGCAACCGACGGCGGCGGCGTCGGTCCGCATTTCGATTCCTACGACGTCTTTTTGCTGCAGGTCAAAGGCAAGCGACGCTGGC comes from the Paraburkholderia sp. PREW-6R genome and includes:
- the lplT gene encoding lysophospholipid transporter LplT; this translates as MKKGFYTIIAAQFISSLADNALLIAAIALLSVIHSAAWVTPLLQIFFTVSYVLLAPFVGAFADALQKRHVMFVSNALKAIGCLMMICGVHPMIAYGVVGFGAAAYSPAKYGILTELLPAEKLVKANAWLESATVLSTIVGTMVGGALISTFADKFVAHAHLPLIRSSADLAMFAVMVTYAIAAVINIFIPDTGARYPNRLTEPKQLVGDFYHCFNVLWADKLAQIALWVTTLMWGGAVTLQLLVLKWANVNLGLSLSKAAVMQGVTGLGIAVGAAAAAALVPLRSSLRVLPVGILTGAVAIAMAFYNKDLFPAGAGIHIGSYVAPIYILLAYPLMIVLGALSGFFIVPMNAILQHRGATLLSAGHSIAVQNFNQNLAVLLMLGAYALLLTAKMPAQWIIVVFGSFITFMMWLAKRRSAVNARTVDMRAMVEE
- the mutS gene encoding DNA mismatch repair protein MutS, with translation MGIQTAAASDVAQHTPMMQQYLRIKAEHPGTLVFYRMGDFYELFFEDAEKAARLLDLTLTQRGASAGNPIKMAGVPHHAVEQYLAKLVKLGESVAICEQIGDPATSKGPVERKVVRVVTPGTLTDAALLSDKNDVYLMALCVAHNRRGVATGVGLAWLNLASGALRLAEVAPDQVAAALERIRPAEILVADTPSDSASWAPPVNAGALTRVPVWHFDVTSGTQRLCDQLEVAGLDGFGAHSLTCACGAAGALLLYAAATQGQQLRHVRSLKVEYESEYIGLDPATRRNLELTETLRGTESPTLCSLLDTCCTTMGSRLLRHWLHHPPREARVAQARQQAIGALLDAPPGADADSLRGALRQISDIERITGRLALLSARPRDLSSLRDTFIALPELRTQLAGVSANADSLARIDASLEPPHECVDLLQRAVAPEPAAMVRDGGVIARGYDAELDELRDISENCGQFLIDLETRERARTGIGNLRVEYNKVHGFYIEVTRGQTDKVPDDYRRRQTLKNAERYITPELKAFEDKALSAQERALARERSLYDALLQALLPFIPDCQRVAAALAELDLLAAFAERARALDWVAPSFSPDAGIEIEQGRHPVVEAQVEQFIANDCTLTAERKLLLITGPNMGGKSTFMRQTALIALLAYVGSYVPARRAAFGPIDRIFTRIGAADDLAGGRSTFMVEMTEAAAILNDATPQSLVLMDEIGRGTSTFDGLALAWAIARHLLSHNGCHTLFATHYFELTQLPTEFAHAANVHLSAVEHGHGIVFLHAVNEGPANQSYGLQVAQLAGVPNAVIRAARKHLAHLEQQSAAQPAPQLDLFAPPMPMLLEDTDDERDGKAQNAALSPAMQALAERLRAIDPNELRPREALDLLYELHELAAAPDADH
- a CDS encoding peptidylprolyl isomerase, translated to MKIAKNTVVSVAYKLSDAQGNLIEESDEPMVYLHGGYDGTFPKIEEELDGHEAGFETQIQLEPQDAFGEYDPDLVKIEPRNRFPEPLEIGMQFEGTPEEGDEDLDSLVYVVTDVAEDKVVLDGNHPLAGMALRFALTVKDVRPATEDEIQHEHAHGADGLEVLDEDDEAEDDNSGPTLH